A genomic segment from Fusarium keratoplasticum isolate Fu6.1 chromosome 10, whole genome shotgun sequence encodes:
- a CDS encoding Importin N-terminal domain-containing protein, whose translation MSWQPAPESLQQLAACLKDSLSGFDKNAQKQADLMLQQAKNSPDINNYLAYLFSSSSPPDGLQFSEQDFHLVRSAAGIMLKNNVRTEWKKIPESSLQLIKMAVPMCLQDKNSQIRNFAGNIATEVIRCGTLLGWPELLPQLLDLVGNTSGQTSNEAQEGAMSALAKICEDNLGQLTKEVNGQRPLNYVLPQFIAATKSPLPKVRASALTAINVFTPRKSQAMLNSIDDLLQHLFVLASDENTDVRRQVCRAFVRLVEARPDKLQPHMSGLVDYIISQQKSDDEDLACEAVEFWLAVGEHENLWNALQPYLNKIIPVLLECMVYSGEDIALLGGQSDDEEEEDREEDIRPAFARKALARKANGETSETAGQSQNGEGYEKLGDMDEDLEEGEIDDDYDDGDDANPDERWTVRKCSAAALDVFARDFRNPVFEAIFPYLSQNLKHDDWPHREAAVLALGAVAEGCMEVVVPHLRELVPYLISLLEDPEPVVRQITCWTLGRYSSWAANLEDQEKDQYFVPVMDGILRHMLDKNKKVQEAAASAFANLEETAGKILEPYCGPIIQQFVRCFGKYKDRNMYILYDCVQTLAEFIGPALATPELSGQLMPALIDRYNRVSDQSRELFPLLECLSYVAMALGDAFAPYAEPTFLRCVNIIHVNLEQTLAAASNPALDQPDKDFLVTSLDLLSAVVQALDDDKAATLVKSSQQSFFELLSFCMENPADQVRQSAYALLGDCARYVYPLLQSYLPTIIPILLKQLELDNVLDEDIDSGFGVVNNACWSVGEIAMQHKSNMGPWVQELLQRFVEIITNPRVPKGLSENAAMALGRLGLDNSEQLGPALGTFSEEWISLMDEVEATEEKATAFKGFSMIVGRNPQAMEKVLLDYFTAIARYRDMSLKSPIRQELHDVFQNVINIYKQIIPQFGDFINQMQPRDRQALEAHYSL comes from the exons ATGTCCTGGCAACCCGCACCCGAGTCGCTGCAGCAGCTTGCTGCGTGCCTCAAGGACTCCCTCAGCGGCTTCGACAAGAATGCCCAGAAGCAGGCCGACTTG ATGCTCCAGCAGGCCAAGAACTCGCCTGACATTAACAACTACCTCGCAtacctcttctccagctcctcgccTCCCGATGGCCTCCAATTCTCCGAGCAAGACTTTCACCTGGTGCGGTCCGCCGCTGGCATCATGCTCAAGAACAATGTCCGGACCGAGTGGAAGAAGATTCCCGAatccagcctccagctcatcaagatgGCCGTTCCCATGTGTCTCCAGGATAAGAACTCGCAGATTCGCAACTTTGCTGGAAACATCGCCACAGAGGTTATCCGCTGCGGTACTCTCTTGGGCTGGCCCGAGCTGCTACCTcagcttctcgacctggtTGGCAACACTTCAGGGCAGACCTCCAACGAGGCGCAGGAGGGTGCCATGTCCgctctggccaagatctGCGAGGACAACCTCGGCCAGCTGACCAAGGAGGTCAATGGCCAGAGGCCTCTCAACTATGTGCTTCCCCAGTTTATTGCTGCCACCAAGAGCCCGTTGCCCAAGGTGAGAGCTAGTGCTCTGACGGCAATCAACGTCTTCACCCCTCGAAAATCGCAGGCCATGCTCAACTCGATCGACGACCTTCTTCAGCACTTGTTTGTCCTGGCCAGCGATGAAAACACTGATGTTCGACGACAAGTTTGCCGTGCGTTCGTTCGACTCGTCGAGGCCCGACCCGACAAGCTCCAGCCGCACATGAGCGGACTCGTCGACTACATCATTTCTCAGCAAaagagcgacgacgaggacttGGCTTGTGAAGCTGTTGAGTTCTGGTTGGCCGTAGGCGAGCATGAGAACCTCTGGAACGCGCTACAGCCCTAcctcaacaagatcatcCCAGTCTTGCTTGAGTGTATGGTGTACAGCGGCGAGGATATTGCGCTACTTGGTGGTCAGtcagatgatgaggaggaggaggatcgcGAGGAGGATATCCGCCCCGCCTTCGCCAGAAAGGCCCTTGCGCGAAAGGCCAATGGTGAAACTTCCGAAACTGCGGGCCAGTCCCAGAACGGCGAAGGTTATGAGAAGCTTGGTGACATGGATGAGGATCTTGAGGAGGGAGAGATCGACGACGACTacgacgacggcgatgatgccaaCCCCGACGAGAGGTGGACCGTTCGCAAGTGCTCTGCCGCCGCCCTGGACGTTTTCGCCCGCGATTTCCGAAACCCCGTCTTCGAGGCCATCTTCCCCTACCTGTCCCAGAACCTTAAGCATGACGACTGGCCTCACCGAGAGGCTGCTGTCCTGGCTCTTGGCGCCGTGGCCGAGGGCTGCATGGAGGTGGTGGTCCCTCACCTTCGTGAGCTAGTACCATACCTTATCTCACTGCTCGAGGACCCTGAGCCCGTGGTGAGACAGATCACCTGCTGGACCCTTGGTCGATACTCGTCATGGGCTGCCAACTTGGAGGATCAGGAGAAGGACCAGTACTTTGTTcctgtgatggatggcatcctGCGTCACATGCtggacaagaacaagaaggtCCAAGAGGCGGCCGCATCCGCGTTTGCTAACCTCGAGGAGACGGCcggcaagatcctcgagcCTTACTGCGGCCCCATCATCCAGCAGTTCGTCCGATGCTTTGGCAAGTACAAGGATCGCAACATGTACATCCTCTACGACTGTGTTCAGACCTTGGCTGAGTTCATCGGACCTGCTCTGGCAACCCCTGAGCTGTCAGGCCAGCTGATGCCCGCCCTTATCGACCGATACAACCGCGTATCCGACCAGTCCCGGGAGCTCTTCCCTCTGCTAGAGTGCCTTTCTTATGTGGCGATGGCACTTGGCGATGCGTTTGCTCCCTACGCCGAGCCCACGTTCCTGCGATgcgtcaacatcatccacGTCAACCTGGAACAGACGCTGGCCGCCGCCAGCAACCCGGCCCTCGACCAGCCTGACAAGGACTTCCTCGTGACGAGTCTGGATCTGCTGAGCGCTGTCGTTCAGGCTCTCGATGACGACAAGGCAGCCACGCTTGTCAAGAGTTCGCAACAGTCGTTCTTTGAACTGCTCAGCTTCTGCATGGAGAACCCTGCCGACCAGGTCCGACAGTCTGCATATGCTCTGCTGGGTGACTGCGCCAGATACGTTTACCCCTTGCTCCAGAGCTACCTTCCCAccatcatccccatcctGCTCAAGCAGCTCGAACTGGATAACGTCCTGGACGAGGACATTGACAGTGGATTCGGCGTGGTTAACAATGCCTGTTGGTCGGTGGGCGAGATTGCCATGCAGCACAAGTCGAACATGGGACCCTGGGTGcaggagcttctccagagatttgtcgagatcatcaccaaccctcGCGTGCCCAAGGGCTTGAGCGAAAATGCCGCGATGGCTCTGGGTCGACTTGGTCTGGATAACTCGGAACAGCTGGGTCCTGCTCTGGGAACATTCTCCGAGGAGTGGATCAGCCTCatggacgaggttgaggcaACCGAAGAGAAGGCGACGGCCTTTAAGGGGTTCTCGATGATTGTTGGACGAAACCCCcaggccatggagaaggtGTTGCTCGACTACTTTACGGCGATTGCCCGATATCGTGATATGAGCCTGAAGAGCCCCATCAGGCAAGAGTTGCACGATGTCTTCCAGAAC GTCATCAACATTTATAAGCAAATAATCCCCCAGTTTGGCGACTTTATCAACCAGATGCAGCCGCGAGACCGACAGGCTCTGGAAGCACACTACTCTCTATAG